The following coding sequences are from one Lolium rigidum isolate FL_2022 chromosome 6, APGP_CSIRO_Lrig_0.1, whole genome shotgun sequence window:
- the LOC124668156 gene encoding salicylate/benzoate carboxyl methyltransferase-like — MASSQMVRMNQGQGETSYARNSSIQNAQQNRMKPLIEAAVVDLCSSINSSTVFPRKMLIADLGCSSGPNALALVSLAVEAIHNHCLQFQQSPPEVCVLLNDLPENDFNAVVKSLVTLRQSNKPLVVTGVTPGSFYERLFTSGSLHLVCSSNSLQWLSKAPEHLTRNQIPAYDIDENARRERLPMVHEAYAQQFRKDFTLFLKLRAKELVSGGRMVVSIIGRPSYVIASRFFHLWEIVAQILSVMTSEGAIDKAKFDSFYIPLYGPSCQELREIIQEEGSFSIREMREHDPKTDYDNTFVTPSRFLNHLRAIFEPIIVEHFGEVMDEFVRTAERRWSVEGSMQDGCARNPRVMLVASLAKA, encoded by the exons ATGGCCTCCAGTCAGATGGTGCGTATGAATCAAGGACAAGGGGAAACAAGCTACGCTCGCAACTCCAGTATTCAG AACGCTCAACAGAACAGGATGAAGCCCCTGATAGAAGCGGCCGTCGTTGACTTATGCAGCAGCATCAACAGCAGCACTGTGTTCCCCAGAAAGATGCTGATCGCAGACTTGGGCTGCTCTTCTGGCCCAAACGCGCTAGCACTGGTATCGCTTGCCGTCGAGGCTATCCACAACCACTGCCTTCAGTTCCAGCAGTCACCACCGGAAGTATGTGTGCTCCTCAACGACCTGCCTGAAAACGACTTCAACGCGGTGGTGAAGAGCCTCGTCACGCTCCGTCAAAGCAACAAGCCTTTAGTCGTGACTGGTGTCACACCGGGGTCATTTTACGAGAGGCTCTTCACTAGTGGTTCCTTGCATCTTGTCTGCTCGTCAAATAGCCTGCAATGGCTCTCAAAG GCCCCTGAACATCTAACGAGGAATCAGATTCCGGCGTATGACATCGATGAGAACGCTAGGCGTGAAAGGCTCCCTATGGTCCATGAGGCTTATGCTCAACAGTTCAGGAAAGATTTCACACTTTTTCTCAAGTTGAGAGCCAAAGAATTGGTCTCGGGAGGCCGGATGGTTGTTTCCATTATCGGGAGGCCTTCTTATGTAATTGCCTCCAGATTCTTTCACCTGTGGGAAATTGTAGCTCAGATTCTAAGTGTCATGACCTCAgag GGTGCGATTGACAAAGCAAAATTTGATTCTTTCTACATTCCGTTATATGGACCCTCCTGCCAAGAACTGAGGGAGATCATACAAGAAGAAGGCTCCTTTTCAATCAGGGAGATGCGAGAACATGACCCTAAAACCGACTATGACAACACATTCGTGACACCAAGCAGGTTTTTGAATCATCTGAGAGCCATATTTGAGCCGATAATAGTCGAGCATTTTGGAGAGGTTATGGATGAGTTTGTGAGGACCGCAGAGCGTCGATGGAGTGTGGAAGGAAGCATGCAAGATGGGTGTGCTAGAAACCCACGAGTTATGCTGGTCGCATCCCTCGCAAAAGCATGA